The Micromonospora sp. NBC_01740 genome includes a window with the following:
- a CDS encoding NAD-dependent epimerase/dehydratase family protein, with the protein MKVLVVGGTGMIGAHAALHLRDRGDDVTVAARGAVDADSPVADLPVLVGDYTRQTFTRKDLAPFDAVVFAAGQDVRHLPRDVDETQFWKETQSGGVPAFAALAKSAGVSRFVQIGSYYHHLRPDLADSNAYVAARRDADEGARALADASFTVCTLNPPSIIGAIPGITAKRYRRMVSWAAGNEPQFPDHAPAGGTNYMSARSLAEAIGGAIDRGTAGAAYLVGDANLTFAQFFQLLVDAAGGNRTIAELDEPHPFMPDSMIVQGRGTVLAYEPDPTETALLGYTRGDCERAAAELVEVVRAATAPRS; encoded by the coding sequence ATGAAGGTGCTCGTCGTCGGTGGAACCGGCATGATCGGGGCCCACGCCGCTCTCCACCTGCGGGATCGGGGAGACGACGTCACCGTCGCCGCCCGGGGAGCGGTCGACGCGGACTCGCCCGTCGCCGACCTGCCTGTCCTGGTCGGGGACTACACCCGCCAGACGTTCACCCGCAAGGACCTGGCCCCCTTCGACGCGGTCGTCTTCGCCGCGGGCCAGGACGTGCGCCATCTGCCCCGCGACGTGGACGAGACCCAGTTCTGGAAGGAGACCCAGAGCGGGGGAGTGCCGGCCTTCGCCGCGCTCGCCAAGAGCGCGGGTGTCTCCCGCTTCGTCCAGATCGGCAGCTACTACCACCACCTGCGACCCGACCTGGCCGACTCCAACGCCTACGTCGCCGCCCGCCGCGACGCCGACGAGGGAGCCCGGGCGCTGGCGGACGCCTCCTTCACGGTCTGCACCCTCAACCCGCCCTCGATCATCGGTGCCATCCCCGGCATCACGGCCAAGCGCTACCGCCGCATGGTGTCCTGGGCGGCCGGCAACGAGCCGCAGTTCCCCGACCACGCACCGGCCGGCGGCACGAACTACATGTCGGCCCGGTCCCTGGCCGAGGCGATCGGCGGCGCGATCGACCGCGGTACGGCGGGCGCGGCATACCTCGTCGGTGACGCCAACCTCACGTTCGCGCAGTTCTTCCAGCTGCTCGTCGACGCGGCCGGGGGCAACCGCACCATCGCCGAGCTCGACGAGCCGCACCCCTTCATGCCCGACTCGATGATCGTCCAGGGCCGCGGGACCGTTCTCGCCTACGAACCGGATCCGACCGAGACCGCACTGCTCGGCTACACCCGCGGTGACTGCGAGCGTGCCGCCGCCGAGCTCGTCGAGGTCGTGCGCGCGGCGACCGCTCCCAGGTCGTGA
- a CDS encoding SDR family NAD(P)-dependent oxidoreductase, whose amino-acid sequence MSATRRLEDQIAVVTGGARGIGGGISRRLAAAGARVVLVDIDGEAAVDTAADIRGAGGEVEVVLADVRTADGVATAVAAASALDSGRVDVLVNNVGDFRPASRTFLHSNPQQWQALYEVNLWHVLAMTHALLPGMVERGRGAIVNNSTVEAFRGIPACAPYSAYNAGVSAFTRSLAVEVAGHGVRVNAIAPDLADTPQTPAAAMLRGRDPALIRTWIPVGRFGAPDDYAAVVEFLASDDARFVTGHTIPVDGGTLAASGWYARVDGKGWSNMPNEA is encoded by the coding sequence ATGAGCGCCACCCGCAGGCTCGAGGACCAGATCGCGGTCGTCACCGGCGGCGCCCGCGGGATCGGCGGCGGCATCTCCCGCCGTCTCGCCGCCGCGGGTGCCCGCGTCGTCCTCGTCGACATCGACGGGGAGGCCGCCGTCGACACCGCCGCCGACATCCGTGGCGCCGGCGGCGAGGTCGAGGTCGTCCTCGCCGACGTACGCACCGCCGACGGTGTCGCCACCGCGGTCGCCGCCGCGTCGGCCCTCGACTCGGGGCGGGTCGACGTGCTCGTCAACAACGTCGGCGACTTCCGCCCGGCCTCCAGGACCTTCCTGCACTCGAACCCGCAGCAGTGGCAGGCGCTCTACGAGGTCAACCTGTGGCACGTGCTCGCGATGACCCACGCGCTGCTGCCCGGCATGGTCGAGCGGGGCCGTGGCGCCATCGTCAACAACTCGACAGTCGAGGCCTTCCGGGGCATCCCGGCGTGCGCCCCGTACTCCGCCTACAACGCCGGGGTCAGCGCCTTCACCCGGAGCCTCGCCGTCGAGGTCGCCGGCCACGGGGTGCGGGTCAACGCGATCGCGCCCGACCTCGCCGACACGCCCCAGACACCGGCCGCGGCGATGCTGCGCGGCCGTGACCCGGCGCTCATCCGCACGTGGATCCCCGTCGGGCGCTTCGGCGCGCCCGACGACTACGCCGCCGTCGTCGAGTTCCTCGCCAGCGACGACGCCCGCTTCGTCACCGGGCACACCATCCCCGTCGACGGAGGGACCCTGGCCGCCTCGGGCTGGTACGCGCGGGTCGACGGCAAGGGCTGGTCGAACATGCCCAACGAGGCCTGA
- a CDS encoding nuclear transport factor 2 family protein, which produces MTSLDAADLTALRVLSETYAAAADDRDAAAVGALFVPDGVLVVPDPPAHLDAHVSHVGRPAVVAALGALAGTLATTHVVAGARYLPTSTGARGRVRGTAHHLLSGREGPSDLVWFLHYDDEYARTDDGWAFTRRAVTINWIERHRVSAIRTDEEVTGR; this is translated from the coding sequence GTGACCAGCCTCGACGCGGCCGACCTCACCGCGTTGCGCGTACTCTCCGAGACGTATGCGGCGGCCGCCGACGACCGTGACGCCGCCGCGGTCGGCGCGCTCTTCGTCCCGGACGGCGTCCTCGTCGTCCCCGATCCGCCGGCTCACCTCGACGCCCACGTGTCCCACGTCGGCCGCCCCGCTGTCGTGGCCGCGCTCGGGGCACTCGCCGGGACGCTGGCGACGACCCACGTCGTGGCCGGGGCCCGCTACCTGCCGACGTCGACCGGGGCCCGTGGCCGGGTACGCGGCACGGCCCACCACCTGCTGTCCGGTCGCGAAGGGCCCTCGGACCTGGTCTGGTTCCTGCACTACGACGACGAGTACGCGCGCACCGACGACGGCTGGGCCTTCACGCGGCGCGCCGTGACCATCAACTGGATCGAACGCCACCGCGTCTCCGCGATCAGGACCGACGAGGAAGTGACCGGCAGATGA